The Halomonas sp. 7T genome contains a region encoding:
- a CDS encoding flagellar assembly protein FliH, which yields MSNTHAPEFDRHGAWRRWQMDELTQRSAHPQEGGATAPSAQQRKVEAAKRAAEQARQREEQERQALYERIRQQAEEEGYQAGLARGHQEGLEKGLQEGHAQAEEALKQQVHKTVTPLQALAKQFSDALERIDETIAHDLTELALATGKQLAGNALQEKPEQILAIVRELLHTEPPLVGQQRLWLSPDDHALVKEHLGSELSAANWQLQPDDQLARGGCRVTSAQGELDATFESRWLAAHAQLRKRHHGNDPSTSS from the coding sequence CGCTTGGCGGCGATGGCAAATGGACGAGCTAACACAGCGCAGCGCCCATCCCCAAGAGGGCGGCGCTACCGCGCCCTCTGCACAGCAACGCAAAGTAGAGGCCGCGAAGCGCGCTGCAGAACAAGCGCGCCAGCGTGAAGAGCAAGAACGCCAGGCGCTCTATGAGCGTATTCGTCAACAAGCGGAAGAAGAGGGCTATCAGGCGGGGTTAGCGCGTGGGCACCAAGAGGGGCTAGAAAAAGGCCTTCAAGAGGGACATGCCCAGGCCGAGGAAGCACTGAAACAGCAAGTTCATAAAACGGTCACCCCGCTTCAGGCACTCGCTAAACAATTTTCAGATGCCCTTGAGCGCATTGACGAAACCATCGCCCATGACCTTACCGAGCTGGCTCTTGCCACGGGAAAACAGCTGGCAGGTAATGCCCTTCAAGAAAAACCTGAGCAGATTCTGGCCATTGTGCGCGAGCTCCTGCACACAGAGCCACCGCTAGTTGGGCAACAGCGCTTATGGTTAAGCCCGGACGATCATGCATTGGTAAAAGAACATCTGGGCAGCGAGCTCAGCGCCGCTAATTGGCAGCTCCAACCTGACGACCAGCTCGCGCGAGGCGGTTGCCGTGTTACCAGCGCTCAAGGCGAACTTGATGCCACCTTCGAAAGCCGCTGGCTAGCCGCCCACGCCCAACTTCGCAAGCGCCATCACGGCAACGACCCTTCGACCTCTTCGTAG
- the fliI gene encoding flagellar protein export ATPase FliI codes for MSDATCPHHHRWRKALNRTTQRVGHLPRYRTSGRVIRATGMVIEVVGLRVAVGSACRIELPGTDGRLNDSEKHAEAEVVGFSGDKLFLMPLEEITGLMPGARVTPLSDGSGHSARRFPIGDELLGRVLDGNGNPLDDRESIDDAPRATLQATLLNPLSRAPIDAQIDVGIRAINALLSVGRGQRMGLFAGSGVGKSVLLGMMARYTQADVIVVGLIGERGREVQDFIDNILGPEGRRRAVVVAAPADTSPLQRLQGAAYATRLAEGFRDAGRNVLLIMDSLTRYAMAQREIALAIGEPPATKGYPPSVFAKLPGLVERAGNAERGGGSITAFYTVLTEGDDQQDPIADSARAILDGHIVLSRGLAEAGHYPAIDIEASISRAMTAIATPEQLQEARTFKQLFSRYQRNRDLISVGAYSPGHDPKLDEAVNRFPALERFLQQNIDECATLEASRQALHATVGG; via the coding sequence ATGAGCGATGCCACATGCCCACACCACCACCGCTGGCGTAAAGCACTGAACCGCACCACGCAGCGCGTTGGCCATTTACCCCGTTACCGCACGAGCGGCAGGGTAATTCGCGCCACAGGGATGGTAATCGAAGTAGTGGGCCTACGCGTCGCGGTAGGCAGTGCATGCCGAATTGAGTTACCCGGCACCGATGGAAGGCTTAACGACAGCGAAAAGCACGCAGAAGCGGAAGTGGTTGGTTTCTCAGGCGATAAACTGTTTCTTATGCCACTGGAAGAGATCACCGGCTTGATGCCTGGGGCCAGGGTAACCCCCCTCAGCGATGGCAGTGGCCATAGCGCACGGCGCTTCCCGATTGGCGACGAGCTTTTAGGGCGCGTGCTGGATGGCAACGGCAATCCGTTAGATGACAGAGAAAGCATTGACGATGCACCCCGTGCCACTCTTCAAGCGACCCTATTGAACCCTCTCTCCCGCGCACCTATCGATGCACAGATCGATGTGGGCATCCGCGCCATTAATGCTTTGCTAAGCGTTGGCCGCGGCCAGCGGATGGGGCTATTCGCAGGTTCTGGGGTCGGTAAGTCTGTGCTGCTTGGCATGATGGCGCGCTACACCCAAGCGGATGTCATCGTGGTCGGTCTCATCGGCGAGCGGGGCCGTGAAGTACAGGATTTTATAGATAATATTTTAGGCCCAGAGGGCCGCAGGCGTGCCGTTGTCGTTGCTGCTCCTGCTGATACATCGCCGCTGCAACGCCTCCAAGGAGCGGCGTACGCAACACGGCTAGCAGAAGGGTTCCGTGATGCGGGTCGCAATGTGCTCCTCATCATGGACTCATTAACGCGCTATGCCATGGCGCAACGCGAGATTGCTCTGGCGATCGGCGAACCGCCCGCTACCAAAGGCTATCCACCTTCAGTATTTGCCAAACTGCCCGGTCTAGTAGAACGGGCAGGTAATGCCGAGCGCGGCGGCGGCTCCATTACCGCTTTTTATACCGTGCTAACCGAAGGTGATGACCAACAGGACCCTATTGCTGATTCAGCAAGGGCGATTCTGGATGGCCATATTGTGCTCTCCCGGGGGCTTGCTGAGGCTGGCCACTACCCTGCTATTGATATTGAGGCGTCTATTAGCCGCGCCATGACTGCCATTGCGACGCCCGAGCAGCTACAGGAAGCACGCACGTTTAAGCAGCTTTTTTCACGCTACCAGCGTAATCGTGACTTGATCAGCGTCGGCGCTTACAGCCCAGGTCACGACCCAAAACTTGACGAAGCGGTGAACCGATTTCCAGCTCTGGAACGCTTTCTTCAGCAAAATATTGATGAATGCGCAACGCTTGAAGCGTCACGCCAAGCGCTGCATGCCACCGTGGGAGGCTAA
- the fliJ gene encoding flagellar export protein FliJ, which yields MSHSQLDILTGLARDARDQAGKLLAEERQTQQQTQAQLESLSRYRTEYATRLQQAMRDGIDPATMYNYQQFLASLDTALSRARQALAAQQKRVQQSQQHWQQEQRKLSSYDTLASRRLLEEHRRQERHEQKASDDFVTGRLARQLTDKTH from the coding sequence ATGAGTCATTCGCAGCTCGATATATTAACCGGCTTAGCCCGAGATGCCAGAGACCAAGCGGGAAAACTACTGGCTGAAGAGCGCCAAACACAGCAACAAACACAGGCTCAGCTGGAGTCACTTAGTCGCTACCGCACCGAATATGCCACGCGTTTACAGCAAGCGATGCGCGATGGCATTGACCCAGCCACCATGTACAATTACCAACAGTTTCTGGCCTCGCTAGACACCGCCCTTAGCCGTGCGAGGCAAGCGCTGGCTGCGCAACAAAAACGTGTTCAACAAAGCCAACAACATTGGCAGCAAGAGCAGCGTAAGCTCTCCTCCTACGATACACTGGCCTCGCGCCGGTTATTAGAAGAGCATCGCCGCCAAGAGCGCCACGAGCAAAAAGCTAGCGATGATTTTGTCACTGGCCGTCTGGCTCGCCAACTAACTGATAAAACGCACTAA
- a CDS encoding flagellar hook-length control protein FliK produces MNIQLLLSANQSQSALPSAPAQMLGAKGTPQALFQQALTQASSTQLQRLTSTPADVTAPEPLTRFAELLASLDIELNEEALADLLAQLQGAGSDTLPTIALEGALGEGDAPALTPLDEIAARLSLVDAFSGTATPPPGLEAAPQVQNIAQQLAISERQATELLASFNALRAAAPESTVLANIHRQVASLLPSANIPENNPSLTRALPVNGQQPSINLTSDFDSQQLAAFSHSAMAPPVDANASPLRIGSEMSSIALAELAQGASRGGEPSFFSPSGTLTPATGSLMSSASIATPVSSPAWPSQLGQQLIQFAQRGGEHEVKMQLHPAELGPLSISLKVSEHGTQAHFLSAHAQVRQVLEQAIPQLREALAEQGISLGETSVGEHNNPNDQAFAQQGSGNPSGVGNSGSQEEGDGVLTPSENNNPLVLDGRVDLYA; encoded by the coding sequence ATGAATATTCAGCTGCTGCTTTCAGCGAATCAGAGTCAAAGCGCTCTGCCGTCCGCCCCGGCACAGATGCTGGGCGCCAAAGGGACGCCGCAAGCCCTTTTTCAACAGGCATTAACGCAAGCAAGCAGCACGCAGTTGCAGCGGTTAACCAGCACGCCAGCTGACGTTACCGCGCCTGAGCCGCTAACGCGTTTTGCCGAGCTGTTAGCGTCGTTAGATATCGAACTGAACGAGGAGGCATTGGCGGACTTACTCGCTCAGTTACAGGGCGCAGGCTCAGACACTCTTCCTACCATCGCACTAGAAGGTGCGCTAGGGGAAGGTGACGCTCCTGCGCTCACGCCCCTTGATGAGATCGCAGCACGTTTATCGCTAGTCGACGCCTTCTCGGGCACTGCGACCCCCCCCCCAGGGCTTGAAGCAGCTCCCCAAGTGCAGAATATTGCCCAACAGCTCGCTATTAGCGAACGTCAAGCCACTGAGCTGTTGGCCTCATTTAATGCTCTTCGCGCTGCCGCCCCAGAGAGTACAGTCCTTGCAAATATCCATCGCCAAGTCGCAAGCCTACTGCCCAGCGCTAACATACCGGAAAATAACCCGTCATTAACCCGAGCTTTGCCTGTCAATGGCCAACAGCCATCTATAAACCTGACGTCTGATTTTGATAGCCAACAACTTGCTGCCTTCTCACACAGCGCCATGGCCCCCCCTGTCGATGCCAATGCTAGCCCGCTGCGTATTGGCAGTGAAATGTCGAGCATTGCATTAGCGGAGCTTGCTCAAGGCGCTAGTCGAGGTGGCGAGCCGTCCTTTTTCTCTCCGTCTGGCACCCTGACGCCAGCGACAGGGAGTTTGATGTCCTCAGCCTCAATCGCTACGCCCGTCAGTAGCCCCGCATGGCCCTCCCAGCTTGGTCAGCAACTTATACAGTTTGCCCAGCGCGGTGGTGAACACGAAGTTAAGATGCAGCTTCATCCCGCAGAGCTAGGGCCACTCTCTATTTCTCTTAAAGTAAGCGAACACGGCACGCAGGCGCACTTTTTATCGGCCCACGCCCAAGTCCGCCAAGTGCTTGAACAGGCGATACCTCAGCTGCGTGAAGCCCTTGCTGAACAAGGGATCTCACTGGGTGAAACATCGGTAGGGGAGCATAACAACCCTAATGATCAGGCCTTTGCACAACAAGGTTCCGGCAACCCCAGTGGTGTTGGCAACAGCGGTAGCCAAGAAGAAGGCGACGGCGTACTCACGCCCTCAGAGAATAATAACCCTTTAGTTCTTGATGGACGGGTCGATCTATATGCTTAA
- the fliL gene encoding flagellar basal body-associated protein FliL, with the protein MAETSSGSKKLLWIMIILVVLSSAGAAAAIYMVLDQRGGTEGGEIQQVVERETPVFTRIEPFTVNLADDRYGSRLLYTGITLLVGNEQSKTIIEEHMPQVRSRLLILLSGKQASELTSTEGKEELAQAIIGRLTVPLTDNQPPLDLREVLFTEFIVQ; encoded by the coding sequence ATGGCAGAAACAAGCAGCGGATCCAAAAAACTGCTCTGGATAATGATTATTCTAGTAGTGCTGTCGTCTGCGGGCGCAGCAGCAGCGATATATATGGTGTTAGACCAGCGGGGAGGCACAGAAGGCGGCGAAATACAGCAGGTAGTGGAGCGCGAAACACCGGTCTTTACCCGCATAGAGCCCTTTACTGTCAATCTCGCAGATGACCGCTACGGCTCACGCCTTCTGTACACGGGTATTACGCTGCTTGTCGGCAACGAGCAAAGCAAAACCATTATTGAAGAGCACATGCCACAAGTGCGTAGCCGTTTGCTGATTTTGTTGTCAGGCAAACAGGCGAGTGAGCTGACCTCTACTGAAGGAAAGGAAGAGCTGGCGCAGGCGATTATTGGCCGGCTTACTGTACCTTTGACAGACAATCAGCCGCCTCTCGATTTGCGAGAAGTGCTCTTCACTGAATTCATTGTGCAATAA
- the fliM gene encoding flagellar motor switch protein FliM — translation MSQDDLLSQEEIDALLKGVSGDDEPSASTSHAESEARIRPYDPATQHRVIRERLHALDFINERFARYFRNSLFNLIRRSADITVESVRYQSFSDFSRNVPVPTNLNLVSMKPLRGSALVVFPPNLVFMVVDNLFGGDGRFVTKSDGREFTNTEQRIIQRLLNLALEAYQEAWKVVYPIEAHFLRSEVQSKFANITNSPNEIVVNTKFNIEVGNLSSNFQVCMPYAMIEPLRDLLVNPINDSNHDHDGTWSRRMASELRHSEVELVAEFAQIPSRIAHVMGLKKGDVLPMDIPQTITARVDGVPVMECEYGSQLQQRALRVLRMIDHAALNNVSSKDFIKGSTRQKAKEPKA, via the coding sequence ATGTCACAGGACGATCTACTGTCCCAGGAAGAAATTGATGCCCTTCTTAAGGGCGTCAGCGGGGATGACGAGCCATCGGCTTCGACATCCCATGCCGAAAGTGAAGCGCGTATTCGCCCTTATGATCCGGCTACACAGCACCGGGTCATCCGCGAACGCTTACATGCGCTTGATTTTATTAACGAGCGCTTTGCACGTTACTTCCGTAACAGCTTATTTAACTTGATTCGCCGTAGCGCCGATATCACCGTTGAATCAGTGCGCTATCAAAGCTTCAGCGATTTTTCGCGTAATGTGCCTGTGCCCACCAACTTGAACTTGGTGTCCATGAAGCCGCTGCGCGGATCCGCACTGGTGGTCTTTCCCCCTAATCTTGTCTTTATGGTGGTGGATAACCTGTTTGGCGGAGACGGACGCTTTGTCACCAAATCCGATGGGCGCGAATTCACCAATACGGAACAGCGAATTATTCAACGGCTTCTGAACCTCGCGCTTGAAGCCTATCAAGAAGCGTGGAAAGTGGTTTACCCTATCGAGGCACATTTTTTACGCTCTGAAGTGCAGTCAAAGTTTGCCAACATCACTAACTCGCCTAATGAGATTGTGGTCAATACCAAGTTCAATATCGAGGTTGGCAACCTGTCCAGCAACTTCCAGGTATGCATGCCCTACGCGATGATTGAGCCGCTTCGTGACTTGCTGGTCAACCCTATTAACGACAGTAACCATGACCACGATGGTACATGGTCGCGCCGTATGGCTAGCGAACTACGACACTCAGAAGTCGAGTTAGTGGCAGAGTTTGCTCAGATACCTAGCCGTATTGCCCATGTGATGGGGCTGAAAAAAGGTGACGTGCTGCCCATGGATATTCCACAAACCATCACTGCGCGTGTGGATGGTGTACCGGTTATGGAGTGTGAGTACGGTAGCCAGCTTCAACAGCGCGCGTTACGTGTCCTGCGTATGATCGACCATGCCGCATTGAATAACGTGTCGTCCAAGGACTTTATTAAAGGTTCAACGCGACAGAAAGCCAAGGAACCCAAAGCATGA
- the fliN gene encoding flagellar motor switch protein FliN yields MTDPNKPDQKISTDDWADAMSEQEEPKANAGEDDLWSAAMAEQEEADATSNDEDPWAAAMAEQEAAEQTEAAAEPEPEAPVAKSASDEVFRPLGPESGNAQSRDLEMIMDIPVKLTVELGRTKLTIKQLLELAQGSVIELEGLAGEPMDILINGYLIAQGEVVVVEDKYGIRITEIITPSERIHKLNR; encoded by the coding sequence ATGACTGATCCTAACAAACCCGATCAAAAAATTTCTACTGACGATTGGGCGGACGCCATGTCTGAGCAAGAAGAACCAAAGGCCAACGCCGGTGAAGACGATCTCTGGTCCGCCGCGATGGCAGAGCAGGAAGAGGCCGACGCTACCAGCAATGATGAGGATCCTTGGGCGGCTGCCATGGCTGAGCAAGAGGCGGCAGAGCAAACAGAGGCCGCCGCTGAACCCGAGCCGGAAGCGCCGGTAGCCAAGTCCGCGAGTGACGAGGTCTTTCGCCCGCTTGGCCCTGAAAGCGGCAATGCCCAGTCGCGTGATCTTGAAATGATCATGGATATCCCGGTTAAGCTCACCGTAGAGCTAGGTCGCACTAAACTGACGATTAAGCAACTGCTTGAGCTTGCCCAGGGGTCGGTTATTGAGCTTGAGGGGTTGGCTGGCGAACCGATGGATATATTGATCAATGGCTACTTAATCGCGCAAGGCGAGGTGGTGGTCGTCGAAGATAAGTATGGCATTCGTATTACAGAGATCATCACCCCCTCTGAGCGTATACACAAACTAAATCGATGA
- the fliO gene encoding flagellar biosynthetic protein FliO: MSVATSTTQSTPIDALGGSGDALIGMAMLGKTAAALALVIAIILLCTALLKRWQTVRHHQGARLRIVDSTAVGSRERVVVVEIEDTWLVLGVSGGRITKLHERDAPTDRPAATSQAPQNRFSNRLAQALAGHRGKRSSEAPTSSDPNRT, encoded by the coding sequence ATGAGCGTTGCTACCTCTACCACACAAAGCACGCCCATTGACGCCCTAGGCGGCAGCGGTGACGCCCTAATAGGGATGGCAATGCTCGGCAAAACAGCCGCCGCGCTTGCGCTTGTTATAGCCATTATCCTGCTATGCACCGCATTATTGAAACGTTGGCAAACTGTGCGTCACCATCAAGGTGCCCGCTTACGCATTGTGGACAGCACTGCGGTGGGCAGCCGCGAGCGCGTTGTTGTGGTCGAGATCGAAGACACATGGTTAGTCTTAGGAGTTAGCGGCGGACGTATTACTAAGTTACACGAGCGTGATGCCCCCACTGATCGCCCAGCCGCCACCTCACAAGCACCTCAGAATCGTTTTTCGAACCGCTTAGCTCAAGCGCTAGCAGGCCATCGTGGTAAGCGGAGCAGTGAAGCTCCCACCTCTTCTGATCCAAACAGAACATGA
- the fliP gene encoding flagellar type III secretion system pore protein FliP (The bacterial flagellar biogenesis protein FliP forms a type III secretion system (T3SS)-type pore required for flagellar assembly.) codes for MHLSWPYRHRWWLLSAIVAGCLTVAFPAQAQQLPGLVSQPLEDGGQQWSLSLQTLLFLSSLAFLPAMLLMMTSFTRIIIVLSLLRTAMGTQATPPNQVLLGIALFLTFFIMSPVLAQVYDNAWVPLTEETINFEEFLLLAQDPFREFMLAQTREPDLALFVRLADVGPMQGPEELPMRVLLPAFVTSELKTAFQIGFTIFIPFLIIDLVVASTLMALGMMMVPPITISLPFKLMLFILVDGWQLIIGSLAESFYMI; via the coding sequence ATGCACCTCTCCTGGCCCTACCGGCATCGCTGGTGGCTGTTAAGCGCTATTGTTGCTGGCTGTTTAACAGTCGCTTTTCCTGCTCAGGCGCAACAGTTACCAGGACTCGTATCGCAGCCGCTGGAAGATGGTGGCCAGCAATGGTCGCTTTCACTACAAACGCTACTCTTTTTAAGCTCGCTAGCGTTTTTGCCGGCGATGCTGCTCATGATGACCAGCTTTACGCGCATCATCATTGTGCTTAGTTTGCTGAGAACCGCAATGGGTACACAGGCCACACCGCCTAACCAAGTGCTATTAGGCATTGCCCTGTTTCTAACGTTTTTTATTATGTCTCCTGTCTTGGCCCAGGTGTATGACAATGCTTGGGTGCCGCTCACAGAAGAGACCATCAATTTTGAAGAGTTTTTACTACTTGCCCAAGACCCTTTCCGCGAATTTATGCTCGCGCAAACCCGTGAGCCTGACCTAGCGCTCTTTGTGCGCCTAGCCGATGTTGGCCCTATGCAAGGACCAGAAGAGCTGCCCATGCGCGTACTGCTACCCGCTTTTGTGACCAGCGAATTGAAAACTGCGTTTCAGATTGGTTTCACCATTTTCATCCCGTTTTTAATTATCGACTTGGTCGTTGCCAGCACCTTGATGGCGCTCGGTATGATGATGGTACCCCCCATTACTATTTCACTACCTTTCAAGTTGATGCTGTTTATCCTGGTAGACGGCTGGCAGTTAATTATTGGCTCACTAGCTGAAAGCTTTTACATGATTTAA
- the fliQ gene encoding flagellar biosynthesis protein FliQ: MTPEMVMSIAYQGMRVTLFLAGPMLLAALFTGLLVSLFQAATQINEMTLTFIPKILAVFAVLVLAGPWLLGLITDFTHRLFTSIPSMVL; encoded by the coding sequence ATGACCCCAGAAATGGTAATGAGCATTGCTTACCAGGGCATGCGCGTAACCCTTTTTCTTGCTGGGCCAATGTTACTGGCCGCACTCTTCACCGGCCTGCTAGTCAGCTTGTTTCAGGCCGCTACACAAATCAACGAAATGACGCTGACCTTCATTCCCAAAATATTGGCCGTTTTTGCTGTGCTGGTACTCGCTGGACCGTGGCTACTTGGGTTAATTACCGACTTTACCCACCGCTTATTCACCAGCATCCCTAGTATGGTGTTGTAA
- the fliR gene encoding flagellar biosynthetic protein FliR, whose translation MVEVTFAQLQGWLVAFLWPFARITAFMAASPLWGHSSIPNQAKVGIAALVAVVIAPVLPAMPSVPIMSWAGVGIMVEQILIGLAIGLVMHIIFAVVQAAGEFIGLQMGLAFASFFDLSSGTNIMVLSRILYMITLLMFVALNGHLMVLETLVMSFQTLPVGIGTLNPNAFELLARYAGTIFASGMLLALPLAGSLLIISLSLGILNRSAPQLTVFNIGFPTSLTVGLILLMVLMTDIGRFLQRLFSQGLTFMQSLIETMAPLS comes from the coding sequence ATGGTTGAGGTCACATTCGCCCAGCTACAAGGCTGGTTAGTGGCATTTCTTTGGCCATTCGCGCGAATTACTGCCTTTATGGCGGCATCCCCACTATGGGGACACTCCAGCATTCCCAATCAGGCAAAAGTGGGCATAGCCGCGCTTGTTGCGGTGGTAATCGCCCCTGTTTTACCTGCGATGCCCAGTGTGCCCATTATGTCTTGGGCAGGGGTAGGTATTATGGTGGAGCAAATCTTAATTGGCCTGGCGATCGGCTTGGTAATGCATATCATTTTTGCGGTCGTACAGGCAGCCGGGGAGTTTATTGGTTTGCAGATGGGCTTAGCGTTTGCGAGCTTTTTTGACCTCTCCAGCGGCACCAATATTATGGTGCTATCGCGCATTCTATATATGATTACGCTGCTGATGTTTGTGGCGCTTAACGGCCACTTGATGGTGTTAGAAACTCTGGTCATGAGCTTCCAAACCCTGCCAGTCGGCATCGGTACGCTGAACCCCAATGCCTTTGAGCTGTTGGCACGCTACGCAGGGACTATTTTTGCGTCTGGCATGCTGCTCGCCTTGCCGCTCGCCGGTTCCTTATTAATTATTAGCCTCTCGCTGGGCATCCTTAACCGCTCTGCACCGCAGCTCACGGTCTTCAATATTGGCTTTCCCACCTCATTGACCGTTGGGCTCATCTTATTAATGGTGCTAATGACTGATATTGGTCGCTTCTTGCAGCGGCTATTTAGCCAAGGGCTAACTTTTATGCAGAGCTTGATTGAAACCATGGCACCCTTAAGCTAA
- the flgL gene encoding flagellar hook-associated protein FlgL, which produces MRISTVTMFEQSTASLNRQQGDFLKVSQQIASGRRVVNPSDDPQAASRAVGVDQSKAVTQQYTDSRVSARNSLAQTESILNSVSDAVTSAKTLLIQASSDTLSDVDRESIASELKGVYETMIGQANATDGNGRYLFGGYADNAPPFVKDADGNVQYKGDSNAREQRVDASRLMPVTENGKSIFQSVPSGAGYAAEAVKTDNNGNRLVGESARNDGSVTFSGPQVTDVTDDDYGQSYRLVFADNPDPASENDFIYQVQRFENGAWLDSATDLVETGEYKGEGQQLSFGGISVSLQGQPEAGDEVLIARSGSEQRKPDLFRTMEEAIRVLENPADNDTKKADLRNTLNTSMRDLDNALDNVLTVRASAGARLNELDVIDAVGGNRMLNYEQTLSDLVDLDYASAISEYSLRQIGLQAAQKAFVDVKGMSLFDFMR; this is translated from the coding sequence ATGCGAATTAGCACCGTCACTATGTTTGAGCAGAGCACCGCGTCTCTTAACCGTCAGCAGGGCGATTTTTTAAAAGTTAGCCAGCAAATTGCCAGCGGCCGGCGAGTGGTTAATCCCTCGGATGACCCGCAAGCGGCCTCGCGTGCTGTGGGGGTTGATCAATCCAAAGCAGTAACGCAGCAGTATACGGACTCGCGGGTGTCCGCCCGTAACTCACTTGCGCAAACCGAAAGCATACTAAACAGTGTTAGCGATGCGGTGACTAGCGCTAAGACGCTGCTCATACAAGCCTCCAGCGATACGCTGAGCGATGTGGACCGTGAATCCATTGCCAGTGAACTCAAGGGCGTTTATGAAACGATGATCGGCCAGGCCAATGCCACCGATGGCAACGGCCGCTATCTGTTTGGTGGCTACGCAGACAACGCGCCGCCCTTCGTTAAAGATGCCGATGGTAATGTGCAGTATAAGGGTGACAGTAACGCCCGTGAGCAGCGTGTGGATGCCTCGCGATTAATGCCCGTTACGGAAAACGGTAAGTCTATTTTCCAAAGCGTGCCTAGCGGCGCAGGTTATGCTGCTGAAGCGGTTAAAACTGACAACAACGGTAATCGTTTAGTAGGTGAGAGCGCGAGAAACGATGGTAGTGTGACGTTTAGCGGCCCACAGGTTACCGATGTTACTGACGATGACTATGGTCAAAGTTATCGCCTAGTGTTTGCTGACAATCCTGATCCAGCTTCAGAGAATGACTTTATTTATCAGGTGCAGCGTTTTGAAAATGGTGCTTGGCTTGATAGCGCTACTGATCTGGTGGAGACGGGTGAGTATAAAGGCGAAGGCCAACAGCTATCCTTCGGCGGCATCTCAGTTTCGCTGCAAGGCCAGCCTGAAGCTGGTGATGAAGTCCTGATTGCGCGCTCAGGCAGCGAGCAGCGTAAGCCGGATCTCTTCCGTACCATGGAAGAGGCGATTCGCGTCTTAGAAAATCCCGCTGATAACGACACTAAAAAAGCCGATTTACGCAACACTCTCAACACGTCAATGCGTGATTTAGACAATGCGTTGGATAACGTACTTACCGTACGTGCCTCGGCAGGTGCGCGCTTGAACGAGCTAGATGTGATTGACGCAGTCGGCGGCAATCGGATGTTGAACTACGAGCAGACGCTGTCGGACTTGGTTGATCTCGATTACGCATCGGCGATTTCCGAGTACAGCTTGCGTCAAATTGGTCTGCAGGCTGCCCAGAAAGCCTTTGTCGATGTAAAAGGCATGTCGCTGTTTGACTTTATGCGTTAA